One Setaria viridis chromosome 3, Setaria_viridis_v4.0, whole genome shotgun sequence DNA window includes the following coding sequences:
- the LOC117847293 gene encoding uncharacterized protein, translating into MDSARPSRMPIKSHRPDWKSELRKNCMQRVKKDRINLLWKFRAQGWLPANDMRKVESAVRNIISDEIDKLKQANEGQEDQKMDVIWEYQGPQAAKPADIESEDILLEMERLLYEDLREELLRKELEALDEEDAYLSQAVFDHMQLNDSGGAENAKIWCPVCKKGELRDTHNLIYCTLCDLRLDLGEDKITLEFLRERLANAHTEHFDRGCKSVPKFCLQTMFGLTALYMQCEECSTFDIVV; encoded by the exons ATGGATTCGGCTCGGCCCAGCAGGATGCCCATCAAATCCCACCGCCCCGACTGGAAATCGGAG CTTAGGAAAAATTGCATGCAAAGAGTTAAAAAGGACAGGATCAACTTGCTCTGGAAGTTTAGGGCACAGGGGTGGTTGCCTGCcaatgacatg AGAAAGGTCGAATCTGCAGTTAGGAACATTATCTCTGATGAGATAGACAAACTCAAACAGGCAAATGAAGGACAAGAGGACCAAAAAATGGATGTGATCTGGGAATACCAAGGACCGCAGGCTGCTAAACCTGCTGACATTGAAAGTGAAGACATATTGCTTGAAATGGAACGACTTCTTTATGAAGATCTTAGAGAAGAATTACTCAGAAAAG AACTAGAGGCACTTGATGAGGAAGATGCATACTTATCTCAAGCTGTTTTTGATCATATGCAACTAAATGACAGTGGG GGTGCCGAAAATGCTAAGATCTGGTGCCCAGTATGCAAAAAAGGAGAGCTACGGGATACACATAACCTCATATACTGTACTCTTTGTGATCTACGGCTTGACCTTGGAGAAGATAAG ATAACGCTGGAGTTCTTACGAGAGCGATTGGCTAATGCACATACAGAGCACTTTGACAGAGGATGCAAATCAGTGCCCAAGTTCTGTTTACAGACTATGTTTGGCCTGACTGCACTCTACATGCAGTGTGAAGAATGCAGCACTTTCGATATTGTGGTATAA
- the LOC117847292 gene encoding 26S proteasome non-ATPase regulatory subunit 14 homolog, with protein sequence MERLQRIFGASGMGQPPSDSPLLDSSEQVYISSLALLKMLKHGRAGVPMEVMGLMLGEFVDDYTVRVVDVFAMPQSGTGVSVEAVDHVFQTNMLDMLKQTGRPEMVVGWYHSHPGFGCWLSGVDINTQQSFEALNPRAVAVVIDPIQSVKGKVVIDAFRLINPQTMMLGQEPRQTTSNVGHLNKPSIQALIHGLNRHYYSIAINYRKNELEEKMLLNLHKKKWTDGLILKRFDTHSKTNEQTVQEMLNLAVKYNKAVQEEDELPPEKLAIANVGRQDAKKHLEEHVSNLMSSNIVQTLGTMLDTVVF encoded by the exons ATGGAGCGCCTGCAGAGGATCTTCGGCGCCTCTGGAATGGGACAGCCACCATCGGACTCGCCGCTGCTCGATTCATCCGAGCAGGTCTACATTTCCTCCCTTGCACTCCTCAAGATGCTCAAGCACG GGAGGGCTGGTGTACCAATGGAGGTGATGGGTCTTATGCTGGGTGAGTTTGTGGATGACTACACGGTCAGGGTGGTGGATGTGTTCGCCATGCCACAGAGTGGTACTGGGGTCAGTGTTGAGGCTGTTGATCATGTCTTCCAGACCAACATGCTTGACATGCTCAAGCAGACCGGAAG ACCGGAAATGGTTGTAGGGTGGTACCACTCCCATCCTGGCTTTGGTTGCTGGCTTTCAGGCGTTGACATCAACACTCAACAG AGTTTTGAAGCTTTAAATCCCAGGGCAGTTGCTGTTGTGATAGATCCCATCCAAAGTGTCAAAGGGAAGGTGGTCATTGATGCATTTCGTCTCATTAACCCCCAAACTATGATGCTTGGCCAGGAGCCACGACAGACGACATCTAATGTTGGGCACCTAAATAAGCCATCTATTCAG GCTCTTATCCATGGGCTGAACAGGCACTACTACTCCATTGCAATCAACTACCGAAAGAATGAGCTCGAGGAGAAAATGTTGCTGAACTTGCACAAAAAGAAGTGGACTGATGGGTTGATTTTGAAGAGGTTTGACACTCATTCAAAAACCAACGAGCAGACTGTGCAG GAAATGCTGAACCTAGCTGTGAAGTACAACAAGGCGGTGCAAGAGGAGGATGAGCTGCCACCAGAGAAACTGGCGATTGCGAACGTGGGACGCCAGGATGCGAAGAAGCATTTGGAGGAGCACGTCTCTAATTTGATGTCTTCAAACATAGTTCAGACCCTAGGGACCATGCTCGACACGGTTGTCTTTTAG